A stretch of the Ischnura elegans chromosome 5, ioIscEleg1.1, whole genome shotgun sequence genome encodes the following:
- the LOC124158896 gene encoding dnaJ homolog subfamily C member 28, translated as MSKMSCVIVCDARLAVHQKWIPLLTLTSSKRDYSRSTNKYAKYYKILNLPDNCDQEQLRQAYLTLVKKFHPDSDSPEADGAKFQEVENAYRTLLRKMSVDRWNHQQSAGEYGLYYKEKKKSDEEVQVFDIKHTAPQHRQYLSFEGYGMGTPQQREKQYYKHRTVVAAENIYNHRVEKLARENEEGLVVLDKKEAKKIKTRYGIDRLVEDLIQESMAKGEFDNLKGKGKPLEQQNYNPYVDFTTHKLNQVLIENGFTPEWITLQKEIGEDKAVIMERVAADRALLGPPPLRYSEEQKWKSILRDQELAVKDLNSKIIKFNLLVPLLNKQMFLFNLEKSAEKILLEGKFRKDVNNDGERVSNKLNSVSSSGNQNFFSLLGNIFR; from the exons ATGTCAAAAATGTCGTGCGTTATTGTCTGCGACGCTCGGCTTGCCGTTCATCAGAAGTGGATTCCTCTTTTGACGCTGACAAGTTCTAAGAGAGACTACAGTAGGTCTACTAATAAATATGCG AAATACTACAAAATTTTGAATCTCCCCGACAATTGTGACCAAGAGCAGTTGAGGCAAGCTTatttaacattagtgaaaaagtTTCACCCGGATAGTGACTCTCCGGAAGCCGATGGTGCCAAATTTCAAGAA GTTGAGAATGCCTACCGTACCCTTTTGAGGAAAATGTCTGTAGATAGGTGGAACCATCAGCAGTCGGCTGGCGAATATGGGTTGTACTATAAGGAGAAGAAGAAATCTGATGAAGAAGTTCAAGTGTTTGATATAAAA CATACTGCTCCTCAGCATAGACAGTACCTTAGTTTTGAAGGATATGGGATGGGTACCCCTCAACAAAGGGAGAAACAATATTACAAGCACCGCACAGTTGTTGCTGCTGAGAATATTTACAATCATAGGGTGGAGAAATTGGCTCGTGAGAATGAAGAAGGCCTTGTTGTGTTAGATAAAAAGGAGGCCAAAAAGATTAAGACCAG GTATGGTATTGATCGATTGGTTGAAGATTTAATACAAGAGTCTATGGCCAAAGGAGAGTTTGACAACTTGAAGGGAAAAGGGAAGCCTTTGGAGCAGCAAAATTACAATCCTTATGTTGACTTCACTACTCATAAGCTGAATCAAGTACTTATTGAAAATGGTTTCACACCTGAATGGATAACATTACAGAAAGAAATTGGGGAGGACAAGGCAGTCATCATGGAACGTGTTGCAGCTGACCGGGCATTGCTTGGCCCTCCACCATTGAGGTACAGTGAAGAGCAAAAATGGAAGTCTATACTAAGAGATCAGGAATTGGCAGTGAAGGACCTAAACAgtaaaatcattaaattcaacCTTTTGGTTCCATTATTAAATAAGCAAATGTTCCTGTTTAACTTAGAGAAATCAGCAGAAAAGATTTTACTTGAAGGCAAGTTCAGGAAAGATGTAAATAATGATGGGGAAAGGGTAAGTAATAAACTAAATTCAGTGAGTTCATCTGGCAATcagaatttcttttctttattgGGGAACATATTTCGATAA